A section of the Deinobacterium chartae genome encodes:
- the nuoE gene encoding NADH-quinone oxidoreductase subunit NuoE, with product MSYFADKPDLLRDIFARYPERGRRSALMPLLREVQNHFGYVSEPHIQEIADLLGITATEVKSVMSFYSTYHTVPTGKYHIQVCSTLSCALAGSDEMWDALVERLGVGPGEVTPDGRFSVQKVECLGSCGTAPVLQVNDAGYGYHECMTRRRLEEMLAAMREDRYPVDDTPMPVFVQEGRQTRADGAAVGAGWRSLSALTEAP from the coding sequence GTGAGTTACTTTGCGGACAAGCCGGACCTGCTGCGCGACATCTTCGCGCGCTACCCCGAGCGGGGCCGCCGCAGCGCCCTGATGCCGCTGCTGCGCGAGGTCCAGAACCACTTTGGTTACGTATCCGAGCCGCACATCCAGGAGATCGCGGACCTGCTCGGCATCACCGCCACCGAGGTCAAGTCGGTGATGAGCTTTTACTCCACCTACCACACCGTGCCCACCGGCAAGTACCACATCCAGGTGTGCAGCACGCTCTCGTGCGCCCTGGCCGGGTCCGACGAGATGTGGGACGCGCTGGTGGAGCGCCTGGGCGTCGGCCCCGGCGAGGTGACCCCCGACGGACGCTTCTCGGTGCAGAAAGTCGAGTGCCTGGGCTCGTGCGGTACCGCTCCGGTGCTGCAGGTCAACGACGCCGGGTACGGCTACCACGAGTGCATGACCCGTCGCCGCCTCGAGGAGATGCTGGCGGCCATGCGCGAGGACCGCTACCCGGTCGACGACACGCCCATGCCGGTGTTCGTGCAAGAAGGCCGCCAGACCCGCGCGGACGGCGCGGCGGTGGGTGCCGGCTGGCGCAGCCTGAGCGCGCTCACGGAGGCCCCATGA
- the nuoF gene encoding NADH-quinone oxidoreductase subunit NuoF — MTATAPRPITSALDPRFAPTLYAHVGQPQSWTLDYYRLNGGYEAARRAFAMGPDAVIDEVKKSGLRGRGGAGFPTGLKWSFMPLNDGRQHYIICNADESEPGSFKDRYLLSEDPHQLIEGMLIAGFAMRATVGYVYIRGEYVLGAERVARAIEEARAAGLIGRDAMGSGFDFELYVHRGAGAYICGEETALMNSLEGLRANPRLKPPFPAAAGLYGMPTTINNVESFCSATQILRYGADWYAGMGTDKSKGTKLFQVSGPVARPGVYELPLGATFRELIYDFAGGPLEEIKAIIPGGSSTPMLRVSDRVLDTPMDYESVAALGSMLGTGGVIVIPKSYCIVNATWNLVRFYAHESCGKCTPCREGISSWMTRMYERLVRGRGRPGDVELILDMSDNIAGKSFCALADACLGPVLSSIKEFREEYDHLIEHGRPMYPSRPRWAER, encoded by the coding sequence ATGACCGCCACTGCACCCAGACCCATCACCAGCGCCCTGGACCCGCGCTTTGCGCCCACGCTGTACGCTCACGTGGGACAGCCGCAGTCGTGGACGCTGGACTACTACCGCCTGAACGGGGGCTACGAGGCCGCGCGCCGCGCGTTTGCCATGGGCCCCGACGCCGTGATCGACGAGGTCAAGAAGTCCGGCCTGCGCGGGCGCGGCGGCGCCGGGTTCCCCACCGGCCTGAAGTGGAGCTTCATGCCGCTGAACGACGGGCGGCAGCACTACATCATCTGCAACGCCGACGAGTCCGAGCCGGGCTCGTTCAAGGACCGCTACCTGCTCTCCGAGGACCCGCACCAGTTGATCGAGGGCATGCTGATCGCCGGTTTCGCCATGCGCGCCACGGTCGGCTACGTCTACATCCGCGGCGAGTACGTGCTGGGAGCCGAGCGCGTGGCCCGCGCGATCGAGGAGGCCCGCGCCGCCGGACTGATCGGGCGCGACGCGATGGGATCGGGCTTTGACTTCGAGCTGTACGTGCACCGCGGGGCGGGAGCTTACATCTGCGGCGAGGAGACCGCCCTGATGAACTCGCTCGAGGGCCTGCGCGCCAACCCGCGCCTCAAGCCGCCGTTCCCGGCAGCGGCGGGCCTGTATGGCATGCCCACCACCATCAACAACGTCGAGAGCTTCTGCTCGGCCACCCAGATCCTGCGCTACGGCGCCGACTGGTACGCGGGCATGGGCACCGACAAGAGCAAGGGCACCAAGCTGTTCCAGGTTTCCGGTCCGGTCGCGCGCCCCGGCGTGTACGAACTGCCGCTGGGAGCCACGTTCCGCGAACTGATCTACGACTTTGCCGGAGGTCCCCTCGAGGAGATCAAGGCGATCATTCCCGGCGGGTCGTCCACCCCGATGCTGCGGGTCAGCGACCGGGTGCTGGACACTCCCATGGACTACGAGTCGGTGGCCGCGCTCGGCTCGATGCTGGGAACCGGCGGGGTGATCGTGATCCCGAAAAGCTACTGCATCGTGAACGCCACCTGGAACCTGGTGCGCTTCTACGCGCACGAGTCCTGCGGCAAGTGCACGCCCTGCCGCGAGGGCATCTCGAGCTGGATGACCCGCATGTACGAGCGTCTGGTGCGCGGGCGCGGGCGGCCCGGCGACGTGGAGCTGATCCTCGATATGAGCGACAACATCGCCGGCAAGAGCTTTTGCGCGCTGGCCGACGCCTGCTTGGGGCCGGTCCTGAGCTCGATCAAGGAGTTCCGCGAGGAGTACGACCACCTGATCGAACACGGGCGGCCGATGTACCCGTCGCGCCCGCGCTGGGCAGAGCGCTAG
- the nuoG gene encoding NADH-quinone oxidoreductase subunit NuoG has protein sequence METINVIVDGREVTVPKGTSAIDAVFAAGHDVPYFCSQPYLSPIGACRMCLVEAGTPRKGPDGELIREEGGEVKIFWFPKPMASCTLMASDGMVIRSQNAAVKKAQAGMMEFTLLNHPLDCPTCDKGGACELQDRAFEYGYGQARYPFDRRHAEKHYELSEFVILDQERCIHCKRCVRYFEEIPGEEVLDFIERGGHTFIDSLEDGLPSNFSGNITDICPVGALLDNVARFRGRNWEYDHTPTTCTACPVGCSITADARNGRLERIVGRENREVNETWLCDAGRFGHEWIEEGRLSAPLVRTGGELRPASWEQVIAAMRAGLEGRDPAQLGLYTSADATLEEGIALESLAGLLGTDSVDHSPRYGVSVTATRPTLSEVAQADAVVVIGADVSEEAPVLDLRIQEMLRGGILPPAFAHGTAIADLRLVERQPRDRSRLAVFYPRETRLARHAAIRGFEPSQQVLEGLSALVSGGNALASAEVCAAAELLQKARRPVIIIGADALAQGGQLFMDVIADIAAKVGAKLLAIPAGANGYGLAHLKLVPQSGGAIFSHMHTLEAAFVSRIPSVPAEFEGFLVVHDTHLTEAARRADVVLPALSNYEKRGTTVNLEGRLLPLRQSAIDAGESADLITALSALAEALGVKPEIRGLRSARRALQQRFGLDLEALPDSGVIHPLGTPFNARSGRAQRPKVSMWKEEMLRAARIRRFVTGEEPRLEEVPAPLSTPQSPADGAPLGGAD, from the coding sequence ATGGAAACCATCAACGTCATCGTGGACGGGCGCGAGGTAACGGTTCCCAAGGGAACCAGTGCCATCGACGCCGTGTTCGCGGCGGGACACGACGTCCCGTACTTCTGCTCGCAGCCGTACCTCTCGCCGATCGGGGCCTGCCGGATGTGCCTGGTCGAAGCCGGAACCCCGCGCAAGGGACCGGACGGCGAACTCATCCGCGAGGAGGGCGGAGAGGTCAAGATCTTCTGGTTCCCCAAACCGATGGCCTCGTGCACGCTGATGGCCAGCGACGGCATGGTGATCCGCTCGCAGAACGCCGCGGTCAAAAAAGCCCAGGCGGGCATGATGGAGTTCACCCTGCTCAATCACCCGCTGGACTGCCCCACCTGCGACAAGGGCGGGGCCTGCGAACTGCAAGACCGCGCTTTCGAGTACGGCTACGGCCAGGCGCGCTACCCGTTTGACCGCCGCCACGCCGAGAAGCACTACGAGCTGTCCGAGTTCGTGATCCTCGACCAGGAGCGCTGCATCCACTGCAAGCGCTGCGTGCGCTACTTCGAGGAGATTCCCGGCGAGGAGGTGCTCGACTTCATCGAGCGCGGCGGACACACCTTCATCGACTCCCTCGAGGACGGCCTGCCCTCGAACTTCTCGGGCAACATCACCGACATCTGCCCGGTCGGCGCGCTGCTCGACAACGTCGCGCGCTTCCGGGGCCGCAACTGGGAGTACGACCACACCCCCACCACCTGCACCGCCTGCCCGGTGGGCTGCTCGATCACCGCCGACGCCCGCAACGGCCGCCTCGAGCGCATCGTGGGCCGCGAGAACCGCGAGGTGAACGAGACCTGGCTGTGCGACGCCGGGCGCTTCGGGCACGAGTGGATCGAAGAAGGCCGCCTGAGTGCCCCGCTGGTGCGCACCGGCGGCGAATTGCGGCCCGCCAGTTGGGAACAGGTCATCGCCGCCATGCGCGCGGGACTCGAGGGACGCGACCCGGCGCAGCTCGGGCTGTACACCTCGGCCGACGCCACCCTCGAGGAGGGCATCGCCCTCGAGAGCCTCGCGGGTCTGCTCGGCACCGATTCGGTGGATCACTCGCCGCGCTACGGCGTCTCGGTCACGGCTACGCGCCCCACCCTCAGCGAGGTCGCGCAGGCCGACGCGGTGGTGGTGATCGGCGCGGACGTCAGCGAGGAAGCCCCGGTGCTGGACCTGCGCATCCAGGAGATGCTCAGAGGCGGCATTTTACCCCCGGCCTTCGCGCACGGAACCGCCATCGCGGACCTGCGGCTGGTCGAGCGCCAACCGCGCGACCGCAGCCGACTCGCGGTGTTCTACCCGCGTGAGACCCGGCTTGCCCGGCACGCGGCCATCCGCGGCTTCGAGCCGAGCCAGCAGGTCCTCGAGGGGCTCTCGGCGCTGGTTTCGGGTGGAAACGCCCTGGCCAGCGCCGAGGTGTGCGCCGCAGCCGAACTGCTGCAAAAAGCCCGGCGTCCGGTGATCATCATCGGCGCAGACGCGCTCGCGCAGGGCGGTCAGCTGTTCATGGACGTGATCGCGGACATTGCGGCCAAAGTCGGGGCCAAGCTGCTCGCAATCCCCGCCGGGGCGAACGGTTACGGCCTGGCGCACCTGAAGCTGGTGCCGCAGTCGGGCGGGGCGATCTTCAGCCACATGCACACCCTGGAAGCCGCCTTCGTCTCGCGCATTCCCAGCGTGCCCGCCGAATTCGAGGGCTTCTTGGTCGTTCACGACACGCACCTGACCGAGGCCGCGCGCCGCGCCGACGTGGTGCTGCCCGCGCTGAGCAACTACGAGAAGCGCGGCACCACCGTGAACCTCGAGGGGCGCCTGCTGCCGCTGCGTCAGAGCGCGATCGACGCGGGGGAGAGCGCCGACTTGATCACCGCGCTCTCGGCCCTGGCCGAGGCCCTCGGGGTCAAACCCGAGATCCGCGGGCTGCGCTCGGCGCGCCGCGCCCTGCAGCAGCGCTTCGGTCTGGACCTCGAGGCCCTGCCGGACAGCGGCGTCATCCACCCGCTGGGTACGCCCTTCAACGCCCGCTCGGGCCGGGCGCAGCGCCCGAAGGTCTCGATGTGGAAAGAGGAGATGCTGCGCGCCGCGCGTATCCGGCGCTTCGTGACCGGCGAGGAGCCGCGCCTCGAGGAGGTCCCCGCGCCGCTCAGCACCCCGCAGTCTCCCGCTGACGGCGCGCCCCTGGGAGGAGCCGACTGA
- the nuoK gene encoding NADH-quinone oxidoreductase subunit NuoK — protein sequence MLEGVNTEYYVILSAILFALGLVGVLIRRTAVLVFLSVELMLNAANLALVAFARAWGDLIAQSAVFIVMTLAAAEVAVGLAIIVTIFRKRASTNVDGLAELRG from the coding sequence ATGCTCGAGGGCGTCAACACCGAGTACTACGTGATTCTCTCGGCCATCTTGTTTGCGCTGGGGCTGGTGGGCGTCCTGATTCGCCGCACCGCCGTGCTGGTGTTTCTGTCGGTCGAACTGATGCTCAACGCCGCCAACCTGGCGCTGGTGGCCTTTGCGCGCGCCTGGGGCGACCTGATCGCGCAGTCGGCGGTGTTCATCGTCATGACCCTGGCCGCCGCCGAGGTGGCGGTGGGGCTCGCCATCATCGTCACGATCTTCCGCAAGCGGGCGTCCACCAACGTGGACGGCCTTGCCGAGCTGAGGGGGTAA
- the nuoH gene encoding NADH-quinone oxidoreductase subunit NuoH, with protein sequence MPDVLVVILKAVALAFALLTAFAYMTLIERRILARIQIRQGPNRVGPLGLLQPLADAIKSIFKEDIQVSAADRLIYTLAPFVSVVCALTAFGAIPGGPPNSLFGANPWIFNLDVGILFVLAITSMGVYGIFLGGWASGSKYPLLGGLRASAQMISYELGMGLSILGVLMIVGSANLREIVEWQYANGLLIFFQILGFATFLVSAFAETNRTPFDMPEAEQELVAGYLTEFSSIKWALYQMAEYINIMTSAAVMSTLFFGGYRGPAWLDAIIPGSSEWPLVWLILKMAFFMFLFIWVRATLPRLRYDQLMRFGWKVLFPVALLNTMLVAAYLAFLPGYSYWLLGLIGLFVLVLGLALSSRRAAAAQAPTPGGD encoded by the coding sequence ATGCCCGACGTCCTGGTCGTCATCCTCAAGGCCGTGGCGCTGGCATTTGCCCTGCTGACCGCCTTTGCCTACATGACCCTGATCGAGCGCCGCATCCTGGCCCGCATCCAGATTCGCCAGGGTCCCAACCGCGTAGGGCCGCTGGGGCTGCTGCAACCGCTGGCCGACGCGATCAAGAGCATCTTCAAGGAGGACATCCAGGTCAGCGCGGCCGACCGGCTGATCTACACCCTGGCACCGTTCGTGTCGGTGGTGTGTGCCCTGACCGCGTTCGGGGCCATCCCGGGCGGGCCGCCCAACAGCCTGTTCGGCGCCAACCCCTGGATCTTCAACCTCGACGTGGGCATCCTGTTCGTGCTGGCCATCACCTCGATGGGCGTGTACGGCATCTTCCTGGGCGGCTGGGCCTCGGGCTCCAAGTACCCGCTGCTGGGGGGCTTACGCGCCTCGGCGCAGATGATCTCGTACGAGTTGGGCATGGGACTTTCCATCCTGGGCGTGCTGATGATCGTGGGCAGCGCGAACCTGCGCGAGATCGTCGAGTGGCAGTACGCCAACGGCCTGCTGATCTTCTTCCAGATCCTGGGCTTCGCGACCTTTCTGGTCTCGGCCTTCGCCGAGACCAACCGCACGCCCTTTGACATGCCCGAGGCCGAACAGGAACTGGTTGCCGGCTACCTGACCGAGTTCAGCTCGATCAAGTGGGCGCTCTACCAGATGGCCGAGTACATCAACATCATGACCTCGGCAGCCGTGATGAGCACGCTGTTTTTCGGCGGTTACCGCGGCCCCGCGTGGCTTGACGCGATCATTCCCGGCTCGAGCGAGTGGCCGCTGGTGTGGCTGATCCTCAAGATGGCCTTCTTTATGTTCCTGTTCATCTGGGTGCGCGCCACCCTGCCCCGGTTGCGCTACGACCAGCTGATGCGTTTCGGCTGGAAGGTCCTGTTCCCGGTGGCGCTGCTCAACACCATGCTGGTCGCCGCCTACCTCGCCTTCTTGCCCGGCTACAGCTACTGGCTGCTGGGCCTCATCGGCCTGTTCGTGCTCGTGCTGGGCCTCGCTCTCTCCTCGAGGCGCGCCGCCGCCGCGCAAGCCCCCACCCCCGGAGGTGATTGA
- a CDS encoding NADH-quinone oxidoreductase subunit C — translation MDTLNVLASEVQGIVRRIGLEVEPGLEPTALVPLERLEEVAHELRLEGFMLLDVVGIDYLEYVEPRPERFAVVYNLYHPHRNLRLFLKLYVADGVEVPSLYPVWRAANYTEREVFDLLGIRFGGHPDLRKILTPEDLEGHPLRKDFPIGESPTLFNDGRFLDPSAFRAGLKGSQRGLTGWRGGERVGRPSVPSLPPTPGRPENGGKA, via the coding sequence ATGGACACGTTAAACGTCCTCGCAAGCGAGGTGCAGGGCATCGTCCGGCGCATCGGGCTCGAGGTCGAACCCGGCCTCGAGCCCACCGCCCTCGTTCCGCTGGAGCGCCTCGAGGAAGTCGCGCACGAACTGCGCCTCGAGGGCTTCATGCTGCTCGACGTGGTCGGCATCGACTACCTCGAGTACGTCGAACCGCGTCCGGAGCGTTTCGCGGTGGTCTACAACCTCTATCACCCGCACCGCAACCTGCGGCTGTTTCTGAAGCTGTACGTGGCCGACGGCGTGGAGGTCCCCAGCCTGTACCCGGTGTGGCGCGCGGCCAACTACACCGAACGCGAGGTCTTCGACCTGCTGGGCATCCGCTTCGGCGGCCACCCGGACCTGCGCAAGATCCTCACCCCCGAGGACCTCGAGGGGCACCCGCTGCGCAAGGACTTCCCGATCGGCGAGAGCCCCACGCTGTTCAACGACGGGCGATTTCTCGATCCGTCGGCGTTTCGGGCCGGACTCAAGGGAAGTCAGCGCGGCCTGACCGGCTGGCGCGGCGGCGAACGGGTCGGACGGCCCTCGGTGCCCAGCCTGCCGCCCACGCCCGGACGGCCCGAAAACGGAGGTAAAGCATGA
- a CDS encoding NADH-quinone oxidoreductase subunit J family protein, whose product MMLFILLALVVVTGGLVTILASNAVHAALGLVGTLLSLAILYVTLDAHFLAAVQVVVYAGAIMVLFLFVIMLLDAARPVSDPNPIPHVGEWAGGAAAVLSGALVLIVSTFRAPRPLEAAEAALRGGAPGPVGEVLFTRFLLPFEAVSILLLVAVVGSVALIRRPQVQDDPVLEEQSVGAGSSAPERGGEVSL is encoded by the coding sequence ATGATGCTGTTCATCCTGCTGGCCCTGGTGGTGGTCACGGGCGGGCTGGTCACCATCTTGGCCTCCAACGCGGTGCACGCCGCCCTGGGCCTGGTGGGCACCCTGCTCTCGCTGGCAATCTTGTACGTCACCTTAGACGCGCACTTCCTGGCCGCCGTGCAGGTGGTGGTGTACGCCGGGGCGATCATGGTGCTCTTCTTGTTCGTGATCATGCTGCTCGACGCGGCCCGCCCGGTCTCGGACCCCAACCCCATCCCGCACGTCGGCGAGTGGGCGGGCGGCGCGGCGGCCGTGCTCTCGGGCGCTCTGGTGCTGATCGTATCCACCTTCCGGGCCCCCAGACCCCTCGAGGCGGCCGAGGCAGCGCTGCGCGGCGGCGCGCCGGGCCCGGTGGGCGAGGTGCTGTTCACCCGTTTTCTGCTGCCCTTCGAGGCGGTATCCATCCTGCTGCTGGTCGCGGTGGTCGGATCGGTGGCGCTGATCCGCCGCCCGCAGGTGCAAGACGATCCGGTCCTCGAGGAGCAGTCGGTGGGTGCGGGAAGTTCCGCACCCGAGCGCGGCGGGGAGGTGAGCTTGTGA
- the nuoL gene encoding NADH-quinone oxidoreductase subunit L — MPLYLMPLFPLLGFFLIIVFGRLLRGTAAGWLGSLAVLASFGVAAGHFLALGEEPVRETLWRWLPLVGSRGLDLSVGFFLDRISSIMTLVITGVGFLIHVFSIGYMREDPRFGRYFAFLNFFVGLMLVLVLADSYPLMFVGWEGVGLASYLLIGFWFSGRDNANAARKAFIMNRIGDLGFMLAMFLIFKVFGTLVIADVAAQSELLRVGQPALELIALFLLVGAVGKSAQLPLTTWLPDAMAGPTPVSALIHAATMVTAGVYLIARSSFLYEVTPDASAWVAWAGALTALYGALSALGQTDIKKILAFSTVSQIGYMFLAVGTGAYWAGMFHLVTHAFFKALLFLASGSVIHGLHGEQDVRKMGGLARAMPLTHAVSLIGVLAIAGIPPLAGFFSKDAVLLGAFEYSLALWIIGLVVALLTAFYMGRWYLLVFRGSYRGHAHPHEGGAVMNVPLLVLAALTVVGGFIGLPHLLGNNWLEHYLEPTLPVHEIGVSAATEWMLIGAAVLAAVIGLGLAWTRFRAGRLEDLGGLGQVSARALYLNDLYDGAVGRPSAALARGLDAMDRGVDSGISSAAEVTTEPGLLAGRMQVGYVRAYALLMLLGTVLLIGYWALRVIGGSV; from the coding sequence TTGCCGCTCTACCTGATGCCGCTGTTCCCCCTGCTGGGATTCTTCCTGATCATCGTCTTCGGGCGGCTCTTGAGGGGTACCGCTGCGGGCTGGCTGGGCTCGCTGGCCGTGCTGGCCTCGTTTGGGGTGGCTGCCGGCCACTTCCTCGCGCTGGGCGAAGAGCCGGTCCGTGAGACGCTGTGGCGCTGGCTGCCCCTGGTGGGCAGCCGCGGCTTAGACCTCTCGGTCGGCTTTTTTCTCGACCGCATCTCGAGCATCATGACGTTGGTCATCACCGGGGTGGGCTTCTTGATTCACGTCTTCTCGATCGGCTACATGCGAGAAGACCCGCGCTTCGGGCGATATTTCGCCTTCTTGAACTTCTTTGTGGGCCTGATGCTGGTGCTGGTGCTGGCCGACTCGTACCCGCTGATGTTCGTCGGCTGGGAAGGTGTGGGTCTCGCCTCGTACCTGCTGATCGGCTTCTGGTTCAGCGGGCGCGACAACGCCAACGCCGCCCGCAAGGCCTTCATCATGAACCGCATCGGCGACCTTGGCTTCATGCTGGCGATGTTCTTGATCTTCAAGGTCTTCGGCACGCTGGTGATCGCCGACGTGGCCGCGCAGAGCGAGCTGCTCCGGGTCGGGCAGCCCGCCCTCGAGCTGATCGCGCTGTTTCTGCTGGTGGGCGCGGTCGGCAAGAGCGCGCAACTGCCGCTCACGACCTGGCTGCCCGACGCGATGGCCGGCCCCACCCCGGTCTCGGCGCTGATCCACGCCGCCACCATGGTCACGGCCGGGGTGTACCTGATCGCGCGCTCGTCGTTCCTGTACGAGGTCACCCCGGATGCCTCGGCCTGGGTCGCGTGGGCCGGGGCGCTCACCGCGCTGTACGGGGCCCTGAGTGCCCTCGGTCAGACCGACATCAAGAAGATCCTGGCCTTCTCGACCGTCTCGCAGATCGGCTACATGTTTCTGGCGGTCGGCACCGGTGCGTACTGGGCCGGCATGTTCCACCTGGTCACCCACGCCTTTTTCAAGGCGCTGCTGTTTCTGGCCTCGGGCAGCGTGATCCACGGGCTGCACGGCGAGCAGGACGTGCGCAAGATGGGCGGGCTGGCCCGCGCCATGCCCCTCACCCACGCAGTCAGCCTGATCGGCGTGCTCGCCATCGCCGGAATTCCGCCGCTGGCCGGGTTCTTCTCCAAGGACGCGGTGCTGCTGGGCGCTTTCGAGTACAGCCTTGCGCTGTGGATCATCGGGCTGGTGGTTGCGCTGCTCACCGCCTTTTACATGGGCCGCTGGTACCTGCTGGTCTTCCGCGGAAGCTACCGTGGGCACGCTCACCCGCACGAGGGCGGGGCGGTCATGAACGTCCCGCTGCTGGTGCTGGCGGCCCTCACGGTGGTCGGCGGTTTCATCGGCCTCCCGCACCTGCTGGGAAACAACTGGCTGGAACATTACCTCGAGCCCACGCTACCCGTTCACGAGATCGGGGTGAGTGCCGCGACCGAGTGGATGCTGATCGGCGCGGCCGTGCTGGCCGCCGTGATCGGACTGGGACTGGCCTGGACCCGCTTCAGGGCCGGACGCCTCGAGGACCTGGGCGGGCTGGGGCAGGTCTCGGCGCGGGCGCTGTACCTCAACGACCTGTACGACGGCGCGGTCGGTCGGCCCAGCGCCGCGCTGGCGCGCGGGCTCGACGCGATGGACCGCGGCGTGGACAGCGGTATCAGCTCGGCGGCCGAGGTGACCACCGAGCCGGGCCTGCTGGCCGGACGCATGCAGGTCGGTTACGTGCGGGCCTACGCCCTGCTGATGCTGCTGGGCACCGTGCTGCTGATCGGCTACTGGGCGCTGCGCGTGATCGGAGGTAGCGTGTGA
- the nuoI gene encoding NADH-quinone oxidoreductase subunit NuoI, whose amino-acid sequence MGVLEIAKGMGLTLGKLFSKPVTVAYPEARAQLKPRFRGRHILARHPGSGLEKCIGCSLCAAVCPAYAIYVEAAENDPAHPVSPGERYAKVYEINMLRCIFCGLCEEACPTGAVVLGNEFEMADYRYRDFVYRKEDMLVGVYGSRPQRREAGLSGKPVRLGFEVTPRPELEGVKYP is encoded by the coding sequence GTGGGAGTTCTGGAAATCGCCAAGGGCATGGGCCTCACCCTCGGCAAGCTGTTCTCCAAGCCGGTAACCGTGGCCTATCCCGAAGCGCGCGCGCAGCTCAAGCCGCGCTTTCGTGGGCGCCACATCCTGGCCCGCCACCCCGGCAGCGGCCTCGAGAAGTGCATCGGCTGCTCGCTGTGCGCCGCCGTCTGCCCGGCCTACGCCATCTACGTGGAAGCCGCCGAGAACGACCCCGCCCATCCGGTGTCGCCCGGCGAGCGCTACGCCAAGGTGTACGAGATCAACATGCTGCGCTGCATCTTCTGCGGCCTGTGCGAGGAAGCCTGCCCGACCGGCGCGGTGGTGCTCGGCAACGAGTTCGAGATGGCCGACTACCGCTACCGCGACTTCGTGTACCGCAAGGAGGACATGCTGGTCGGCGTGTACGGCAGCCGCCCGCAGCGCCGCGAGGCGGGGCTGAGCGGCAAGCCCGTACGGCTCGGTTTCGAGGTGACCCCACGGCCCGAACTCGAGGGGGTGAAGTACCCATGA
- the nuoD gene encoding NADH dehydrogenase (quinone) subunit D produces MTLEMQGDTSSLLHTEEMVLNVGPQHPSTHGVLRLVVHMDGEFVTKVIPHIGYLHTGFEKTMENRTYQQNVTYAPRTDYLHSFGHELAYVLAVEKLLGAEVPERAQTVRVLLHELGRIHSHLVFVGTGLLDLGALTPFFYAFREKEAIQDLFEEVCGYRMNQGYFRVGGLSRDTPEGFEASVRRFLGGIDAAIDEYATLFATNPIFLDRARGVGAMTAEQCLDLGMTGPNLRACGVNLDHRKANPYSGYETYDFEVPLRHNGDSLDRFTIRLDEMRQSARIIGQAVERLENLRGTPVRDPNRKISLPPREELETSMEAVIHHFKLVTEGFHPPRGEVYVPVESARGEVGYYIVSDGGSMPYRVKIRAPSFVNLQGLEVAGAGGQFADLITVIATLDPVLGDVDR; encoded by the coding sequence ATGACCCTCGAGATGCAGGGCGACACCTCCAGCCTGCTGCACACCGAGGAGATGGTCCTGAACGTCGGGCCGCAGCACCCCTCGACCCACGGTGTGCTGCGCCTGGTGGTACACATGGACGGCGAGTTCGTCACCAAGGTCATTCCGCACATCGGTTACCTGCACACCGGTTTCGAGAAGACCATGGAGAACCGCACCTACCAGCAGAACGTCACCTACGCCCCGCGCACCGACTACCTGCACTCGTTCGGGCACGAGCTGGCCTACGTGCTGGCGGTCGAGAAACTGCTGGGCGCCGAGGTGCCCGAGCGCGCCCAGACCGTGCGGGTGCTGCTGCACGAGCTGGGCCGCATCCACAGCCACCTGGTGTTCGTCGGTACCGGCCTGCTCGATCTGGGGGCCCTGACGCCGTTCTTCTACGCCTTCCGCGAGAAGGAGGCCATCCAGGACCTGTTCGAGGAGGTTTGCGGCTACCGCATGAACCAGGGCTACTTCCGGGTGGGCGGCCTTTCCAGGGACACCCCCGAGGGCTTCGAGGCCTCGGTACGGCGTTTCCTGGGCGGCATCGACGCCGCCATCGACGAGTACGCCACGCTGTTTGCCACCAACCCGATCTTTCTTGACCGCGCGCGCGGCGTCGGGGCCATGACCGCCGAGCAGTGCCTTGACCTGGGCATGACCGGGCCGAACCTGCGGGCCTGCGGCGTGAACCTCGACCACCGCAAGGCCAACCCCTACAGCGGCTACGAGACCTACGACTTTGAGGTGCCGCTGCGCCACAACGGGGACTCGCTCGACCGCTTCACCATCCGCCTCGACGAGATGCGCCAGTCGGCCCGCATCATCGGCCAGGCGGTCGAACGCCTGGAAAACCTGCGCGGAACTCCGGTGCGCGACCCCAACCGCAAGATCAGCCTGCCGCCGCGCGAGGAACTCGAGACCTCGATGGAGGCGGTCATTCACCACTTCAAGCTGGTTACCGAAGGTTTCCACCCGCCCCGGGGCGAGGTGTACGTGCCGGTCGAGAGCGCGCGCGGCGAGGTCGGCTACTACATCGTTTCCGACGGCGGCTCGATGCCCTACCGCGTCAAGATCCGCGCGCCCTCGTTTGTGAACCTGCAGGGCCTCGAGGTGGCCGGGGCGGGCGGACAGTTCGCCGACCTGATCACGGTGATCGCCACGCTCGACCCGGTGCTGGGAGACGTGGACCGATGA